A DNA window from Coffea arabica cultivar ET-39 chromosome 6c, Coffea Arabica ET-39 HiFi, whole genome shotgun sequence contains the following coding sequences:
- the LOC113693981 gene encoding beta-amyrin 28-monooxygenase produces the protein MEFFYVSLLCLFLLLVTLSLHFLFYKSRSALSGPLPPGKTGWPMVGESLEFLSCGWKGHPEKFVFDRMAKYSSHVFKTHLLGEKAAVFCGAPGNKFLFSNENKLVQAWWPASVDKVFPSSTQTSSKEEAIKMRKMLPNFLKPEALQRYIGIMDHIAGRHFSSGWENKDQVKVFPLCKNYTFWIASRLFVSVEEPTEVAKLLEPFNVLASGLISVPIDLPGTPFNRAVKASNQIRKMLVALIKQRKVDLAESKASPTQDIMSHMLTISDENGKFMHELDVADKILGLLIGGHDTASSACTFVIKFLAELPEIYEGVYKEQMEIVKSKAPGELLNWDDIQKMKYSWNVACEVLRLAPPLQGAFREALADFMYNGFSIPKGWKIYWSANTTHRNPECFPEPQKFDPSRFEGSGPAPYTFVPFGGGPRMCPGKEYARLEILVFIHHVVKRFRWEKIIPDEKIVVDPMPIPAKGLPVRLFPHKA, from the exons ATGGAGTTTTTCTATGTCTCTTTGCTCTGCTTGTTTTTGCTTCTTGTTACACTCTCACTCCATTTCCTCTTCTACAAGAGCAGGTCAGCCTTGTCCGGACCCTTACCGCCCGGTAAGACCGGATGGCCGATGGTGGGAGAAAGCCTTGAGTTCTTGTCCTGTGGGTGGAAAGGCCACCCTGAAAAGTTTGTTTTTGATCGCATGGCCAAGTACTCTTCCCATGTTTTCAAGACTCATCTCTTAGGTGAAAAAGCAGCCGTTTTCTGCGGTGCGCCTGGTAACAAGTTCTTGTTCTCAAATGAGAACAAGCTTGTTCAGGCATGGTGGCCTGCCTCTGTTGACAAGGTCTTCCCGTCTTCAACCCAAACTTCATCAAAAGAGGAGGCCATCAAGATGAGAAAAATGCTCCCAAACTTCCTTAAACCTGAAGCTTTGCAACGATACATCGGTATCATGGATCATATCGCTGGACGACACTTCTCTTCTGGTTGGGAAAACAAGGATCAAGTGAAAGTTTTCCCTCTTTGCAAGAACTACACGTTTTGGATAGCTTCCAGATTGTTTGTGAGCGTCGAGGAACCAACTGAAGTTGCTAAGTTGCTCGAGCCATTCAACGTTTTGGCATCCGGGCTCATTTCTGTCCCTATTGATTTGCCCGGAACCCCTTTCAACCGTGCTGTTAAGGCCTCTAACCAGATCAGGAAGATGCTTGTGGCCCTTATCAAGCAAAGGAAAGTTGATTTGGCTGAAAGCAAAGCATCACCTACACAAGATATCATGTCACATATGCTTACAATAAGTGATGAAAACGGaaaattcatgcatgaattgGATGTTGCTGATAAGATTCTTGGATTATTGATTGGAGGCCACGATACTGCTAGCTCAGCATGTACTTTCGTTATCAAATTCCTTGCAGAGTTGCCTGAAATTTATGAAGGAGTCTACAAGG AGCAAATGGAGATCGTCAAATCAAAAGCACCAGGTGAACTGTTGAACTGGGATGATATTCAGAAAATGAAGTATTCATGGAATGTTGCATGCGAAGTATTAAGACTTGCTCCTCCTCTCCAAGGTGCTTTTAGAGAAGCTCTTGCTGATTTCATGTACAATGGTTTCTCAATTCCAAAGGGATGGAAG ATATATTGGAGTGCCAATACGACACATAGAAATCCTGAATGCTTCCCAGAACCACAAAAATTCGACCCTTCAAGGTTTGAAGGAAGTGGACCTGCTCCTTATACATTTGTACCTTTTGGTGGAGGTCCTAGAATGTGCCCAGGAAAAGAGTATGCCCGCTTGGAAATACTTGTTTTCATCCATCATGTTGTGAAGAGATTCAGGTGGGAAAAAATAATTCCTGATGAAAAGATTGTCGTGGATCCGATGCCCATTCCTGCCAAGGGACTTCCAGTTCGACTTTTTCCACACAAGGCCTAA